The following proteins come from a genomic window of Geothermobacter hydrogeniphilus:
- the uvrB gene encoding excinuclease ABC subunit UvrB gives MAKFELISDYQPCGDQPQAIDELVAGLARGDRHQVLLGVTGSGKTFTMANVVAEVQRPTLVLAHNKTLAAQLYGEFKELFPKNAVEYFVSYYDYYQPEAYVPVTDTFIEKDSAINEEIDKLRHSATRSLLTRRDVLIVASVSCIYGLGSPEAYYGMLVRLEEGMELDRNELLKKLVETQYQRNDVDFHRGSFRVRGDVVEVFPAYEEERALRIEFFGDEVEAISEIDPLRGQVIDRLQQTAIFPASHYVATRPTLEKAIKLIQDELQERIQFFRANNQLLEAQRIEQRTLFDIEMMEEMGYCQGIENYSRYLDGREAGTAPATLFDYFPDDALMFIDESHVSVSQVGAMYRGDRSRKETLVNYGFRLPSALDNRPLMFSEFEAKGIQTVYVSATPADYELEQAQGVVVEQIVRPTGLVDPPIEVRSAREQVDDLIAEIRTTVEQGYRILATTLTKRMAEDLTGYLDELGIRVRYLHSDIKTVERMQIIRDLREGQFDVLIGINLLREGLDIPEVALVAILDADKEGFLRSARSLIQTCGRAARNVDGRVIMYADTVTRSMRACIDETERRRTAQLAYNEEHGITPQSVKKGMRSILEDIAAQDGSAPALAAEELASYGNDPRQLRRKIKQLKQEMLTAAADLEFEKAAELRDRMLMLEKRELELLG, from the coding sequence ATGGCGAAATTCGAACTGATATCCGACTATCAGCCGTGCGGCGATCAGCCGCAGGCGATCGACGAGCTGGTCGCCGGGCTTGCACGCGGCGACCGGCACCAGGTGCTGCTCGGCGTCACCGGCTCGGGCAAGACCTTCACCATGGCCAACGTGGTCGCCGAGGTGCAGCGGCCGACCCTGGTGCTGGCCCACAACAAGACCCTGGCGGCGCAGCTCTACGGCGAGTTCAAGGAGTTGTTTCCGAAAAATGCCGTCGAGTATTTCGTGTCCTATTACGACTACTACCAGCCGGAGGCCTACGTGCCGGTCACTGATACCTTCATCGAGAAGGATTCGGCGATCAACGAGGAGATCGACAAGCTGCGCCACAGCGCCACCCGTTCGCTGCTGACCCGTCGCGACGTGCTGATTGTCGCTTCGGTCTCCTGCATTTACGGGCTCGGCTCGCCGGAGGCCTACTACGGCATGCTGGTGCGGCTCGAAGAGGGGATGGAACTGGACCGCAACGAGCTGCTGAAGAAACTGGTCGAGACCCAGTACCAGCGCAACGATGTCGATTTCCATCGCGGCTCCTTCCGGGTGCGCGGCGACGTGGTCGAGGTCTTTCCCGCCTACGAGGAGGAGCGGGCGCTGCGGATCGAGTTCTTCGGCGACGAGGTCGAGGCGATCAGCGAGATCGACCCCCTGCGCGGTCAGGTCATCGACCGTCTCCAGCAGACCGCCATCTTTCCCGCCAGCCACTATGTCGCCACCCGGCCGACCCTCGAGAAGGCGATCAAGCTGATCCAGGATGAACTGCAGGAGCGCATCCAGTTCTTCCGCGCCAACAACCAGCTGCTGGAGGCGCAGCGCATCGAGCAGCGCACCCTGTTCGACATCGAGATGATGGAGGAGATGGGCTACTGCCAGGGGATCGAGAACTATTCCCGCTACCTCGACGGCCGTGAGGCGGGTACCGCCCCGGCGACCCTGTTCGATTACTTTCCCGACGATGCGCTGATGTTCATCGACGAGTCGCATGTTTCGGTCAGCCAGGTCGGCGCCATGTACCGCGGCGATCGTTCACGCAAGGAAACCCTGGTCAACTACGGCTTCCGCCTGCCCTCGGCGCTCGACAACCGGCCGCTGATGTTCAGCGAGTTCGAGGCCAAGGGCATTCAGACCGTCTATGTCTCGGCCACGCCGGCCGATTACGAACTGGAGCAGGCTCAAGGGGTGGTGGTCGAACAGATCGTCCGCCCCACCGGGCTGGTCGACCCGCCGATCGAGGTGCGATCGGCCCGCGAACAGGTCGACGACCTGATCGCTGAGATAAGGACGACCGTCGAACAGGGCTACCGCATCCTGGCAACCACCCTGACCAAGCGCATGGCCGAAGATCTGACCGGCTACCTCGACGAACTCGGCATCCGCGTGCGCTACCTCCATTCCGACATCAAGACCGTGGAACGGATGCAGATCATCCGTGATCTGCGCGAGGGGCAGTTCGACGTGCTGATCGGCATCAATCTGCTGCGCGAAGGTCTCGATATTCCCGAAGTCGCCCTGGTCGCCATCCTTGATGCCGACAAAGAAGGCTTTCTGCGCTCGGCTCGCTCGCTGATCCAGACCTGCGGCCGTGCCGCGCGCAACGTCGACGGCCGGGTGATCATGTATGCCGACACCGTCACCCGTTCGATGCGCGCCTGCATCGACGAGACCGAACGTCGCCGCACCGCCCAGCTGGCCTACAATGAGGAACACGGCATCACCCCGCAGTCGGTGAAAAAGGGCATGCGCAGCATTCTCGAAGATATCGCCGCCCAGGATGGTTCCGCTCCGGCCCTGGCCGCCGAGGAACTGGCGAGCTACGGCAACGATCCGCGGCAACTGCGCAGGAAGATCAAGCAGCTCAAGCAGGAAATGCTGACCGCTGCCGCCGATCTTGAATTCGAAAAAGCGGCTGAGCTTCGTGACCGCATGCTGATGCTGGAGAAGCGGGAACTGGAGTTGCTGGGTTAG
- a CDS encoding CNNM domain-containing protein — MSLLFFYLSLALLVSFLCSVLEAVLFSITPSHIASMDDNSPVKGLLGELKNDIDTSISSILILNTIAHTMGAAGVGAEAVRIFGVQWQSLIAIILTLLILYFSEIIPKTIGATYWRQLARPTAYIVKFLTRILLPLLWVSRLITRHIQQPTDSAPTREEIAAMAEMSEESGILAEEESQLIENLLQLKQVKVKDILTPRSVVFALDGAETIKNALAHDDLYIFSRIPVFEHTPDNITGLVFARTILKAASQNRKLNQPLKEIMTPIHRVPKDTPVFHLMDQFIRRKEHLFLVHDSYLQYSGIVTLEDALETLLGREIVDEADKVADMQQYALEKAAIWKQQLKKRRAETDGREPADRDRSGGGNRVE, encoded by the coding sequence ATGAGCTTACTCTTTTTCTACCTGTCGCTGGCGCTGTTGGTGTCTTTTCTGTGTTCGGTGCTCGAGGCTGTGCTGTTTTCCATAACACCATCCCATATCGCATCAATGGATGACAACTCCCCGGTGAAGGGGCTCCTTGGGGAGTTGAAAAACGATATCGACACCTCCATATCGTCCATCCTGATTCTGAACACGATTGCTCATACCATGGGGGCTGCAGGGGTCGGCGCCGAAGCGGTGCGGATTTTCGGTGTTCAGTGGCAAAGCCTGATCGCGATCATCCTGACTTTGCTGATCCTGTATTTTTCGGAAATCATTCCCAAGACCATTGGTGCGACCTACTGGCGGCAGCTGGCCAGGCCTACAGCTTATATCGTCAAGTTCCTGACCCGCATCTTGTTGCCGCTGTTGTGGGTTTCCCGTCTCATTACCCGGCACATCCAGCAACCCACCGACAGCGCTCCGACCCGGGAGGAAATTGCCGCGATGGCGGAAATGAGCGAAGAGAGTGGGATTCTCGCCGAAGAGGAAAGTCAGTTGATTGAAAACCTGCTGCAGCTGAAACAGGTCAAGGTCAAGGACATTCTCACGCCCCGCAGCGTGGTTTTTGCCTTGGATGGCGCTGAAACAATCAAGAATGCATTGGCGCATGATGACCTTTACATCTTTTCGCGCATCCCCGTTTTTGAACACACGCCTGACAATATTACCGGGTTGGTCTTTGCCAGAACGATTCTCAAGGCCGCGTCCCAGAACAGGAAGCTGAACCAGCCTCTGAAGGAGATCATGACGCCCATTCACCGGGTTCCGAAAGATACGCCGGTGTTTCATCTTATGGATCAGTTCATCAGGCGCAAGGAACACCTCTTTCTGGTGCATGATTCCTATCTTCAGTATTCCGGCATAGTGACCCTGGAAGATGCGCTGGAAACGTTGCTGGGGCGGGAAATTGTCGATGAGGCCGACAAAGTGGCAGACATGCAGCAGTATGCGCTGGAAAAAGCCGCCATCTGGAAGCAGCAGCTGAAGAAACGGCGGGCGGAAACCGATGGACGGGAACCGGCTGACCGGGACAGGTCAGGGGGCGGCAATAGGGTAGAATAA
- a CDS encoding acyl-CoA dehydrogenase family protein, producing the protein MMDNNTDKQRSLAVAEAARETEWRKPSFVGELFMGRLPLELVFPFPEQSAEDREAGDKLLTELRSFLEREVDADRIDREKKIPKKVIAGLAKMGLFGIKLPTEYGGLGLSQVNYNRIVQLIASHCASTAVLLSAHQSIGVPQPLKLYGSDEQKRKYLPRLAKGAISAFALTEPDVGSDPSSMATTATLNAEGSEWILNGQKLWISNGPIADLLIVMARSNDPAADHPEITAFIVEGNSEGLSVAHRCDFMGIKGVQNGLLRFENVRVPNDNIVLGRGQGLRLALQTLNTGRLTLPAAAGGVLQQANAIARQWANEREQWGAPIGRHEAVAGKIATLAADTFAVESLTWLTSAMADRDDLDIRLEAAMAKLWCTEAMWRGVDSLLQIRGGRGYETADSLAGRGELPMPVERMLRDARINRIIEGTSEIMHLFIAREALDPHLRIAGASTTSAKINLGRAAAFYAGWYPQLWLPRLTLSGAPPMPGLLGRHLRFVANGSRMLARDLFHMMLLYRRGLQQKQAILARLVDIGAELFAMTAVLSRAASLHGPSGSEPVADLFCRQARRRIGVLHRAVYRNDDQFAYDRALDVLDGRYPWLEENIVSTWRKPPA; encoded by the coding sequence ATGATGGACAACAACACAGACAAACAACGCTCCCTCGCCGTGGCCGAGGCGGCCCGTGAGACCGAGTGGCGCAAGCCGAGTTTCGTCGGCGAACTGTTCATGGGACGGTTGCCGCTGGAGCTGGTTTTCCCCTTCCCCGAGCAGTCGGCGGAAGATAGGGAAGCCGGTGATAAGCTTCTGACCGAACTGCGTTCCTTCCTGGAGCGGGAGGTCGACGCCGACCGTATCGACCGGGAGAAGAAGATTCCGAAAAAGGTGATCGCCGGTCTGGCGAAAATGGGCCTGTTCGGCATCAAGCTGCCGACCGAATACGGTGGTCTCGGCCTTTCCCAGGTCAACTACAACCGCATCGTGCAGCTTATCGCCAGTCACTGCGCCTCGACCGCGGTGCTGCTCTCGGCCCACCAGTCGATCGGCGTGCCGCAGCCGCTCAAGCTGTACGGCAGCGACGAGCAGAAACGGAAATACCTGCCGCGGCTGGCGAAGGGGGCCATCAGCGCCTTCGCCCTGACCGAACCGGATGTCGGCTCCGACCCGTCGAGCATGGCCACCACCGCGACGCTCAATGCCGAGGGGAGCGAATGGATCCTCAACGGTCAGAAACTGTGGATTTCCAACGGCCCGATTGCCGACCTGCTGATCGTCATGGCCCGCAGCAACGACCCGGCGGCCGACCATCCGGAAATCACCGCCTTTATCGTCGAAGGCAACAGTGAGGGACTCAGTGTCGCCCATCGCTGCGATTTCATGGGCATCAAGGGGGTCCAGAACGGGCTGCTGCGTTTCGAGAATGTCCGGGTGCCGAACGACAATATCGTCCTCGGTCGCGGCCAGGGGCTGCGGCTGGCGCTGCAGACCCTCAACACCGGACGGCTGACCCTGCCGGCGGCAGCCGGTGGGGTGCTGCAGCAGGCCAATGCCATTGCCCGCCAGTGGGCCAACGAACGGGAGCAGTGGGGAGCGCCGATCGGTCGCCACGAGGCGGTGGCGGGCAAAATCGCTACCCTGGCGGCCGATACCTTTGCTGTCGAGAGCCTGACCTGGCTGACCTCGGCGATGGCCGACCGTGACGACCTCGACATCCGCCTCGAAGCGGCGATGGCCAAGCTCTGGTGTACCGAGGCGATGTGGCGGGGGGTCGACAGCCTGCTGCAGATTCGTGGCGGGCGCGGCTACGAAACCGCCGACTCGCTCGCCGGCCGGGGGGAGTTGCCGATGCCGGTGGAACGGATGCTGCGCGACGCACGCATCAACCGCATCATCGAGGGCACCAGCGAAATCATGCACCTTTTCATCGCCCGCGAAGCTCTCGATCCGCATCTGCGCATCGCCGGCGCGTCGACCACCTCGGCCAAAATCAACCTCGGACGGGCCGCCGCTTTCTATGCCGGCTGGTATCCGCAGCTCTGGCTGCCGCGCCTGACCCTCTCCGGGGCGCCGCCCATGCCGGGGCTGTTGGGGCGCCATCTCCGTTTTGTCGCCAACGGCAGCCGCATGCTGGCCCGTGACCTGTTCCACATGATGCTGCTCTATCGCCGGGGGCTGCAGCAGAAGCAGGCGATTCTCGCCCGCCTGGTCGATATCGGCGCCGAACTGTTTGCCATGACCGCGGTTCTCTCCCGCGCCGCTTCGCTGCACGGGCCGAGCGGCAGCGAACCGGTTGCCGACCTCTTCTGCCGACAGGCGCGGCGGCGTATCGGGGTGCTGCACCGGGCGGTCTACCGCAACGATGACCAGTTCGCCTATGACCGGGCCCTGGATGTTCTCGACGGCCGCTACCCCTGGCTCGAAGAGAACATCGTCAGCACCTGGAGAAAGCCGCCAGCCTGA
- a CDS encoding fatty acid--CoA ligase: MSTLIERTASAYTYPLLIKNLFNAPVVDNPEQEIVYRELRRHDYRAFRRRVCQLAGALQRLGIKAGDTVAVMDYDSHRYLECFFAVPMLGAVLHTVNVRLSPEQILYTIDHAEDDLLLIHADFLPILEAIKGRIDTVKNYILLQDEDSAPASTVAFAGEYEALLEESPTTFDFPEFDENTRATTFYTTGTTGMPKGVYFSHRQLVLHTLGVLAALGTPTSQGRFHQGDVYMPITPMFHVHAWGFPYLATALGIKQVYPGRYAPDTLLELIKDEGVTLSHCVPTILHMLLSHPKIDTIDLSGWKVLIGGAALPQAMCRAALDRGIDIFAGYGMSETCPVLTVAHIGEEDLSADDEVEIRCKTGRPIPLVDLRVVDEELRDVPADGESVGEIVVRAPWLTQGYLKDHRNSETLWRGGYLHTGDVAGMDRKRYVKITDRIKDVIKVGGEWLSSLEVEDILGQHPAVAEVAVIGIVDDKWGERPLALVVPKGDAVPDEKSLVGLVREFIDKGMMSKQALLLKVRLVEEIDKTSVGKINKRVLREKYGQ, encoded by the coding sequence ATGTCCACATTGATCGAACGCACCGCCTCCGCCTATACCTATCCCCTGCTGATCAAGAACCTCTTCAACGCCCCGGTGGTCGACAACCCGGAGCAGGAGATCGTCTACCGCGAACTGCGCCGCCACGACTACCGTGCCTTCCGCCGGCGAGTCTGCCAACTGGCCGGCGCCCTGCAGCGACTCGGCATCAAGGCGGGGGACACGGTGGCGGTGATGGATTACGACAGCCACCGCTACCTGGAGTGTTTTTTTGCCGTGCCGATGCTCGGCGCGGTGCTGCACACGGTCAATGTTCGCCTGTCACCGGAGCAGATTCTCTACACCATCGACCACGCCGAAGACGACCTGCTGCTGATTCATGCCGACTTCCTGCCGATTCTCGAAGCAATCAAGGGCCGCATCGACACGGTGAAAAACTACATTCTGCTGCAAGATGAGGACTCCGCACCCGCTTCAACCGTCGCCTTTGCCGGCGAATACGAAGCCTTGCTGGAAGAGAGCCCTACGACGTTCGATTTCCCCGAATTCGACGAAAACACCCGTGCCACCACCTTCTATACCACCGGCACCACCGGCATGCCCAAGGGTGTCTATTTCAGCCACCGCCAGCTGGTGCTGCACACCCTCGGGGTACTGGCCGCTCTGGGAACCCCGACCAGCCAGGGACGCTTCCACCAGGGAGATGTCTACATGCCGATCACGCCGATGTTCCATGTCCACGCCTGGGGCTTCCCCTATCTCGCCACCGCCCTCGGTATCAAACAGGTCTATCCCGGACGTTACGCGCCCGACACCCTGCTGGAGCTGATCAAGGACGAGGGTGTCACTCTCTCCCACTGCGTGCCGACCATTCTGCACATGCTGCTCAGTCACCCGAAAATCGACACCATCGACCTGAGCGGCTGGAAGGTGCTGATCGGCGGGGCCGCCCTGCCGCAGGCAATGTGCCGCGCCGCCCTGGATCGCGGCATCGACATCTTTGCCGGTTACGGCATGTCGGAAACCTGCCCGGTGCTGACCGTTGCCCATATCGGTGAAGAGGACCTGTCGGCCGACGATGAGGTCGAGATCCGCTGCAAAACCGGGCGGCCGATACCGCTGGTCGATCTGCGGGTGGTCGATGAAGAGTTACGGGATGTTCCCGCGGACGGCGAGTCGGTCGGTGAGATCGTTGTCCGCGCCCCCTGGCTGACCCAGGGTTACCTGAAGGATCACCGCAACTCCGAGACCCTCTGGCGCGGCGGTTACCTGCACACCGGCGATGTCGCCGGCATGGACCGGAAACGCTACGTTAAAATCACCGACCGGATCAAGGACGTGATCAAGGTCGGCGGCGAATGGCTTTCGTCGCTGGAGGTGGAGGATATTCTCGGCCAGCACCCGGCCGTCGCCGAGGTGGCGGTGATCGGCATCGTCGATGACAAGTGGGGTGAGCGACCGCTGGCGCTGGTGGTTCCGAAAGGGGACGCGGTCCCGGACGAGAAATCACTGGTCGGCCTGGTCCGGGAGTTCATCGACAAGGGGATGATGTCGAAACAGGCGCTGCTGCTCAAGGTGCGGCTGGTGGAGGAGATCGACAAGACCAGTGTCGGCAAGATCAACAAGCGGGTGCTGCGGGAGAAGTACGGGCAGTAG
- a CDS encoding dihydrolipoyl dehydrogenase family protein has product MSRHPDLAILGSGTTAFAAARRAAAAGRKVLMIEQSHLGGTCVNWGCIPSKTLIDKAEMYHAARRGEAWGLNLKAGPPDCRTLMRLKQRAVETLRETHYQHELEKTPGLEVLRGHGRFLSPRALQVGAEIVRPEQILIAVGGAPRVIPLPGLDTVDYLTSYSALHLPDFPQSVLMLGGGVIALEMGQMFARFGTQVIILERGKSLLHEFDPRLTRMFADILHDEGVEIMTEVETERVEGRPQGVCLYSKVRGAPVGLCAERLMLAVGTAPATEDIGLDRAGVEVDENGFIKVDAGMRTSTTGIWAAGDVTGPPLIAPAGAREALVAVNNILDPRADSRIDHTHTPMAVFCDPEFATVGLTAAQARVRGLEVEEAYVDLDQVPKAHVMGDRRGGVILVAERPSGRVLGCQMLAPRAADIIHEATLAVRFGLDVSQLTTTVHVYPSISDGLRLAARALARRLGLPIV; this is encoded by the coding sequence ATGTCCCGACACCCCGATCTCGCCATTCTCGGCAGCGGCACCACCGCCTTCGCCGCCGCCCGTCGCGCCGCCGCCGCCGGCAGAAAGGTGCTGATGATCGAACAGAGTCACCTCGGCGGCACCTGCGTCAACTGGGGATGCATTCCGAGCAAGACCCTGATCGACAAGGCCGAAATGTACCACGCCGCGCGCCGCGGAGAAGCCTGGGGGCTGAACCTCAAGGCCGGACCGCCCGACTGTCGCACCTTGATGCGTCTCAAGCAGCGGGCGGTGGAAACCCTGCGTGAAACCCATTACCAGCACGAGCTGGAAAAAACCCCGGGGCTGGAGGTGCTGCGCGGTCATGGACGGTTTCTTTCGCCGCGGGCGTTACAGGTCGGCGCTGAAATCGTGCGCCCGGAACAGATTCTCATCGCGGTCGGCGGCGCGCCGCGGGTGATTCCCCTGCCCGGTCTCGACACGGTCGACTACCTGACCAGCTACAGCGCCCTGCATCTGCCCGACTTTCCCCAATCGGTACTGATGCTTGGCGGCGGCGTGATCGCCCTGGAAATGGGGCAGATGTTTGCCCGTTTCGGCACCCAGGTCATCATTCTGGAACGGGGAAAAAGCCTGCTGCACGAATTCGATCCGCGTCTGACCCGGATGTTTGCCGATATCCTTCATGATGAGGGGGTTGAAATCATGACCGAGGTCGAGACCGAGCGGGTCGAGGGAAGGCCGCAGGGGGTCTGTCTCTACTCGAAGGTTCGGGGAGCGCCGGTCGGGCTCTGCGCCGAACGGCTGATGCTGGCGGTCGGCACCGCGCCGGCAACTGAAGATATCGGTCTTGACCGGGCGGGAGTGGAGGTCGACGAGAATGGTTTCATCAAGGTCGATGCCGGCATGCGCACCAGCACCACGGGCATCTGGGCCGCCGGGGATGTTACCGGACCACCGCTGATCGCCCCGGCCGGAGCCCGCGAGGCGCTGGTCGCCGTCAACAACATTCTCGATCCGCGGGCGGACAGTCGCATCGACCACACCCACACGCCGATGGCGGTTTTCTGCGATCCGGAATTCGCCACCGTCGGTTTGACTGCTGCGCAGGCACGGGTCCGCGGTCTCGAGGTCGAGGAGGCCTATGTCGATCTTGACCAGGTTCCCAAGGCGCACGTGATGGGCGATCGCCGCGGCGGGGTGATCCTGGTTGCCGAACGGCCCTCAGGGCGGGTGCTCGGCTGCCAGATGCTGGCCCCGCGTGCTGCCGACATCATTCACGAAGCGACCCTGGCGGTGCGCTTTGGTCTCGATGTCAGCCAGCTGACCACCACCGTCCACGTCTATCCGAGCATCAGTGACGGTCTGCGCCTGGCCGCGCGCGCTCTTGCCCGCCGACTCGGCCTGCCGATTGTCTGA
- a CDS encoding type II toxin-antitoxin system HipA family toxin, with product MEQLQVYLKDRLVGRLNRDRGRLSFGYHRNWLDDPAAHPLSLSLPLREAPFDDAEARSWFGNLLPEGDFLNLIARRLGRSTGDVFGLLVDLGGECAGAVSLLEPGRMPEEGDYRRLDEDALYHLVTDEPSPAWLGEDRGVRLSLAGAQNKVPVYVDDSGIHLATGRQATSHILKPRIRAVIDLPHTVENEVFCMQLAGRLGLAVPAAQIGEVRDQIYYLVERFDRCRVQNRIERLHQEDFCQALGVEANLKYEENGGPSTAAIWRLLQRHSSAPAADGRQMLRWIGFNFLIGNADAHGKNIALLYRGDGRIRLAPFYDLLCTAVYPPLDRRLALRLGGERRPERLRRRHWERLARDLEIAPRAIFAELEKLTRAIEKNAGALAGQFTDRYACEETMNGILEIIRQRSSWAWAVLGGRPD from the coding sequence ATGGAACAGTTGCAGGTCTATCTGAAGGATCGTCTCGTCGGGCGTTTGAACCGTGACCGTGGCCGGCTGTCGTTTGGTTACCATCGCAACTGGCTGGATGATCCCGCAGCCCATCCTCTGTCGCTGTCTCTGCCCCTGCGCGAAGCCCCGTTTGACGATGCTGAAGCCCGCAGCTGGTTCGGCAACCTGTTGCCGGAGGGGGATTTTCTCAATCTCATCGCCCGGCGCCTGGGGCGCAGTACGGGCGATGTTTTCGGTCTGCTGGTCGATCTGGGGGGTGAGTGCGCCGGAGCGGTCAGCCTGCTGGAACCGGGGCGCATGCCGGAGGAAGGGGACTACCGACGGCTTGATGAAGACGCGCTTTACCACCTTGTCACCGACGAGCCTTCCCCGGCCTGGCTGGGAGAGGATCGGGGTGTCCGCCTGTCTCTGGCCGGGGCGCAGAACAAGGTGCCGGTTTATGTCGACGATTCCGGCATCCACCTGGCCACCGGCCGTCAGGCGACCAGCCATATTCTCAAGCCCCGGATTCGCGCCGTCATCGATCTGCCGCATACGGTGGAAAATGAAGTCTTCTGCATGCAGCTGGCAGGCCGGTTGGGGCTGGCGGTTCCCGCTGCACAGATCGGGGAGGTGCGCGACCAGATCTATTATCTGGTCGAGCGGTTCGACCGCTGTCGCGTCCAGAACCGGATCGAGCGGCTTCACCAGGAAGATTTCTGCCAGGCGCTCGGTGTCGAGGCCAACCTCAAGTATGAGGAGAATGGCGGGCCGTCGACCGCCGCAATCTGGCGGTTGCTGCAGCGTCACAGCTCGGCCCCGGCTGCAGACGGGCGTCAGATGCTGCGCTGGATAGGATTCAATTTCCTGATCGGCAACGCGGATGCTCACGGCAAAAATATCGCCCTGCTTTATCGTGGCGACGGTCGTATCCGCCTGGCCCCCTTCTATGACCTGCTCTGCACTGCCGTTTATCCTCCCCTTGACCGGCGGCTGGCCCTGCGCCTCGGTGGGGAGCGCCGCCCGGAGCGCCTGCGTCGACGCCACTGGGAACGGTTGGCCCGGGACTTGGAAATAGCCCCTCGCGCCATTTTTGCCGAACTCGAAAAGCTGACCCGGGCCATCGAAAAAAACGCTGGAGCCCTTGCCGGGCAATTCACTGACCGATACGCCTGCGAAGAGACGATGAACGGCATTCTGGAAATCATCCGTCAGCGCAGCAGCTGGGCCTGGGCGGTGCTGGGTGGCCGGCCTGATTGA
- a CDS encoding type II toxin-antitoxin system Y4mF family antitoxin produces the protein MVAEKISYGKIDGLEQLGVVIRQARKEQGVTQEELSALVGVGPRLIGEIERGKPTAEIGKVFRLLSGLGLSLSIQPRTSRDWRE, from the coding sequence ATGGTTGCCGAAAAAATATCGTACGGGAAGATTGATGGTCTTGAACAACTGGGAGTGGTGATCCGCCAGGCGCGCAAGGAACAGGGGGTGACCCAGGAAGAGCTTTCTGCCCTGGTCGGCGTGGGGCCACGGCTGATCGGAGAGATTGAGCGTGGGAAACCGACAGCGGAAATCGGCAAGGTGTTCCGGCTGCTGTCCGGCCTCGGCCTGTCGCTGTCTATCCAGCCCCGTACATCCAGAGACTGGCGGGAGTAA